The Pontibacter korlensis sequence CCATGGATCCTTTCACAGGCCACATCAAAGCGTGGGTAGGTGGTATCAACTACAAGTATTTTAAGTACGACCATGTAAAGCAGGCGCGCCGCCAGCCAGGTTCTACCTTTAAGCCATTTGTTTATGTGGCAGCCATAGATAACGGTTACTCGCCTTGCGATAAAATAGTGGATAAACGCATCACCATTAACTATGTGGAAAAGGGAGAGAAGAAAAGCTGGTCGCCTACCAATGCTGACTGGGAGTATACCGGTGCACCTATGACCTTACGTCGCGCCATGGGTAAGTCTGTTAACTCAGTTACGGCTCAGCTTACGGAGCGCGTTGGATGGGAAACCGTTGTACAGTATGCGCACAAGCTTGGTATAGAAAGCCCGCTAGAGTCGGTGCCATCTATTGGTCTTGGCCCGAGTGACGTGTCTGTGTTTGAGATGGTAGGAGCTTACAGCACCTTCCCGAATCATGGTTTCCATACGGAGCCTATGTTCATTACCCGTATCGAGGACCGCAACGGTAATTTGGTTCACCAGTTTACGCCAAAGCAGAAGAAAGTGCTCAGCGAGGAAACAGCTTTTCTGATGATGCACATGCTAAAAGGAGGTATGGAGGAACCAGGTGGTACTTCGCAGGCGCTTTGGGAGTACGATCTGTGGAAGGGTAATGAAATTGGAGGCAAAACGGGTACAACTTCTAACCACTCTGATGGCTGGTTTATGGGAGTTACCAACAACCTGGTTACAGGCGTGTGGGTAGGAGGCGAGGATCGCAGTATCCACTTCCGTACTTCCCAGCTAGGGGAGGGATCTAAAACTGCACTGCCTGTATTCGGGTTGTACATGGAGCGCATCTATAAGGATCAGGATTTGGGTTATACGATGGGCCGTTTTCCGGGGCCTACAGTTAAGATATCTAAGAAGTATAACTGTACCACTGTGCTGCCAAAACAAATTATGCCAGATTCTACAGCACTGGATTCTGTGCTGGAGCTACTGAATGTAGGGGACATATTGTAGAACATTATCAGTGCTCTTTAAAAAGAGAAGGGCCAGCTATACTTTAGCTGGCCCTTCTCTTTTTAAAGACTTTAAATTCTTTAATCTGCTTCTTCGTAAAAAGACTCAAGAGCGTCCTCTAAGTAATTATACTCAAAAGTAAAGCCGGTTTGCAGCACTTTATTAGCGCTTACGCGTTGGCTGGCTAATATTACCTCGCTCATCTCACCCATCATCAGGTTAATGGCAAAGGCCGGTACCTTGGGCAATACTAGCGGCTTTTTCATGGCCTCTGCAAGCTCCTTGGTAAACTCCTTATTGGTAACCGGATGTGGGGCCACAGCATTATATACTCCTTCAAAATGAGTGTCCTCTATTGCTCGTATAAACAGGCGGCAGGCGTCGTCGATATGAATCCAGGACATGTACTGCTTGCCCGAACCAAGTGGGGCACCCGCCATCAATTTTACGGGTCTGGCCAGTTGTGGAAGCGCACCACCCTTGGAACTCAGGACAATGCCCAGCCTGAAGATTACGGTGCGCAGGCCCAGCTCGCGCATCTGCCACGCTGCAGCCTCCCAGGCTTTACATACTTCAGCTAAGAAATCGTCGCCGTAGGTACTCTCTTCAGACATCAGTTGGTCGCCTGAGTCGCCGTAAATATCTTTGCCCGAAACAGAGACAAACCCTTTTACATGATGCTCAACTTGGCTTAGGCACTGATGCAGCAGGTTTATGCTATCTGTACGGCTATGCAACAGTTCCTTTTTACGCTCATCAGACCACTTTTCTGTGGCAACGCTGGCTCCAGCCAGGTTTATGATGTAATCAGCATAAGTGATGGCGCTTTCATCAATATAGCCTTCGTTAACATCCCACTTAAAAGTTTTATAGGTAGATATCTTGTCCGGATTGCGGCTGAGGTGCGCTACCTCATACCCCTGGTCTATCAGCATCTCCGACAAACGCATTCCTATCAGACCTGAACCTCCCGTAATTAGAATTTTACCTGGCATATGTTCGTGTATGTTTGCACAATAAGTTCACCTATACGCTACTTAGGTATATTTAAGTTTTCTTATATTGCTCGGGATGGTCGGGTGCCAACGTAGCCTAGTGTTTGCTGCTGCGGATGTGGCCCAGAAACTCTGCACGGTAGTTTTCCTGCTCAAACAAGCCAGAATACTCAGCCGTAATAGTGCTGCTGCTTACATCGTTCACCCCGCGGCTCATAACGCATAAGTGGTCGGCCTCAATTAGTACAGCTACGTTTTCTGTTCGCAGTGCCTGCTTGAGCGCGTCTGCTATTTGCATGGTCATACGCTCCTGCACCTGTGGGCGACGGGCGTAGTAATGCACAATTCTGTTCAATTTGGACAGCCCGATCACGTGCTCGTTCGGGATATAAGCCACATGTGCTTTACCTATGATAGGCACAAAATGATGTTCGCAAGAGGAGTAAACGGTAATATCGCGCTCCACTAACATCTTGTCGTACTTATACTTGTTCTCGAAGCGGCGCGGTATTGGCTTATTATCCGGGTGTAGGCCACTGAAGGTTTCCTTCACATACATTTTAGCAACGCGATGCGGTGTTCCCTTCAGGCTATCGTCTGTCAGGTCCAGGCCCAGCGTGTGCATAATCTCGCGGAAGTGCCCTTCAATAATCGCTATTTTCTCATCGTCAGAAAGGTCAAAGGCATCAGCACGCAATGGAGTCTCCAAAGAGCTCATCATGTGGTCGTCCATCTCTTCTTCTTTCTCCAGGTCGTGGTTATCCATTATATTCCACAAAGTTTCTTTCTGTTTCATACAGTATTACAGCTAAATCGTAGTCCGGGCTAATCCTGTCGCGAAGCTTGTTCCAGATAACCACTGCTATGTTTTCAGCAGTTGGGTTAAGTTGTTTAAAATCCTCTGTGTCCAGGTTCAGGTTCCGGTGATCGTACTTGTTTATCACCTCCTCTTTTACCAGATCGCTTAGCTTTTTCATGTCGTATACATAACCCGTTTCCGGGTCCACTGTTCCGGTCAGCTTAACGATAAGCTCATAGTTGTGGCCATGGTAGTTAGGGTTGTTACACAGGCCGAACACATCACTGTTTTGCTCATCCGTCCAGGCTGGGTTATGCAACCTGTGGGCAGCGTTAAAGTGCTCCTTTCGGCATATAGTTAGTTTCATAGTGTTCACAACGGCTACT is a genomic window containing:
- a CDS encoding TIGR01777 family oxidoreductase gives rise to the protein MPGKILITGGSGLIGMRLSEMLIDQGYEVAHLSRNPDKISTYKTFKWDVNEGYIDESAITYADYIINLAGASVATEKWSDERKKELLHSRTDSINLLHQCLSQVEHHVKGFVSVSGKDIYGDSGDQLMSEESTYGDDFLAEVCKAWEAAAWQMRELGLRTVIFRLGIVLSSKGGALPQLARPVKLMAGAPLGSGKQYMSWIHIDDACRLFIRAIEDTHFEGVYNAVAPHPVTNKEFTKELAEAMKKPLVLPKVPAFAINLMMGEMSEVILASQRVSANKVLQTGFTFEYNYLEDALESFYEEAD
- the folE gene encoding GTP cyclohydrolase I FolE, with translation MDNHDLEKEEEMDDHMMSSLETPLRADAFDLSDDEKIAIIEGHFREIMHTLGLDLTDDSLKGTPHRVAKMYVKETFSGLHPDNKPIPRRFENKYKYDKMLVERDITVYSSCEHHFVPIIGKAHVAYIPNEHVIGLSKLNRIVHYYARRPQVQERMTMQIADALKQALRTENVAVLIEADHLCVMSRGVNDVSSSTITAEYSGLFEQENYRAEFLGHIRSSKH
- a CDS encoding 6-pyruvoyl trahydropterin synthase family protein; translation: MKLTICRKEHFNAAHRLHNPAWTDEQNSDVFGLCNNPNYHGHNYELIVKLTGTVDPETGYVYDMKKLSDLVKEEVINKYDHRNLNLDTEDFKQLNPTAENIAVVIWNKLRDRISPDYDLAVILYETERNFVEYNG